In Elephas maximus indicus isolate mEleMax1 chromosome 4, mEleMax1 primary haplotype, whole genome shotgun sequence, a genomic segment contains:
- the CLEC1B gene encoding C-type lectin domain family 1 member B isoform X6: MQDEDGYVALNIKTRRSAFTSADPVSSLWRVMAFVLLILCTGMVVGLVALRIMSVTQQNLLQAENENLSGTLQQLAKRFCQDLIKQSEQKENFSHKCSPCDKNWRYYGDSCYGFFKHNLTWEESKQYCSGVNATLPKIASQNILEYIKARTGLIRWVGLSRQNSNGVWMWEDGSVGSVFSKNIG; the protein is encoded by the exons ATGCAGGATGAAGATGGATACGTAGCCTTAAATATTAAAACTCGAAGATCAGCTTTCACCTCAG CTGACCCTGTGTCCTCTTTGTGGCGTGTGATGGCTTTTGTTCTTCTGATCTTGTGCACAGGGATGGTTGTTGGGCTGGTAGCTCTGAGAATTATGT CTGTCACACAGCAGAATCTCCTACAAGCTGAGAATGAAAACCTTTCAGGAACTCTGCAACAATTAGCAAAGCGCTTCTGCCAAGATTTAATAAAACAAtctgaacaaaaagaaaatttca GCCATAAGTGCAGCCCCTGTGACAAAAACTGGAGATACTATGGGGATAGTTGCTATGGATTCTTCAAGCACAACTTGACATGGGAAGAGAGTAAGCAGTACTGCTCTGGCGTGAATGCTACTCTTCCGAAGATTGCCAGCCAGAACATTCTG GAGTATATCAAAGCCAGGACTGGTTTGATACGTTGGGTAGGATTGTCTCGCCAGAACTCTAATGGAGTCTGGATGTGGGAAGATGGCTCAGTTGGCTCAGTTTTCTCCAAAAATAT